CGAGCAGCTACAACTTGTGCATCACACCGCAACACTCATCGTTGTCATTGAAGCCTGGATCATGTCATGCACAAGAGAGCAGTCAGGCGTGCTGCTCTTCCTCCTGTCACCTACAGTCCTATGTTACAACGAGATCAGGAGAGGATTGCCAACCTAAACTACATCTATAACTCCAACGATGTAGAGGCTAGCCAAATGCTTCGGATGAGAAGCGTCCCTTCTATGCACTttttaagggagagatgaccgctaGTTGATAGCATCGACACCTTTGTCGAAGAATAAGTCGCAATATTTCTTCATGTCGTGGGCCATAACCAGAGGTTCAGAGTGATCCATAACGCATTCAGGCGATCCACGGAGACTATCTCTCGGTACTTCCAACATGTGATGTATGCAGTTGGGGAGCTCAGAGGTGAAATGATCAAGCCACCATCAAACAACACACCACCCAAGATCAAGAATAGTTACATGCGGTTCCCGTATTTTAGAGTGAGTACAAAATCATGTTCGTTCTACTTATCATATGTGTGTTATTGTTAGAAACATGACTGTGTACTCATTATTTGATAGGATTGCATTGGTGCTATTAATGGTACTCATGTGACCGCGAAGGTAGCTGCAGCAATGTCTGCAACATTTTGTGGGAGGAAGCACTACACCAGCCAGAACGTGCTAGCAGGTGTGGATTTTGATCTGAGGTTCACATACGTGCTTGCTAGTTGGGATGGTTCAGCTTATGATGCAAGCATCCTTTCTAACAGCTAGTCAAGGCCTGATGGGTTGCAAATTCCTGATGGTAAGTTCTACCTTGGAGATATTGGATATGCATGCCGACCTAGTATTCCACCTCCTTTCAAGAAAATAAGGTACCACCTCAACGAGTTTAGTCCAAGGAACCGACCTCAGAATGCGAAAGAGTTGTTCAATCTGAGACACTCAAACCTTAGAGTCACCAATGAGAGGGCATTTGCTGCATTTAAGAATAGGTTCAAGGTCCTTGACCAGAAATCGTTCCACACTTTTGAAACTCAAGTGAAGCTGATCCTTACTTACTGCATTCTTCACAACTAGATCTTAGTTTGGGGCGAGGATGACTTCTTCCAAGATGTTGTCACTTTTGATGAAGTTGAGATCGTCCATGGCG
This Lolium perenne isolate Kyuss_39 chromosome 1, Kyuss_2.0, whole genome shotgun sequence DNA region includes the following protein-coding sequences:
- the LOC139833171 gene encoding uncharacterized protein — its product is MSSPGGASAHLFSDFQPSPLSAMPERFRVIHNAFRRSTETISRYFQHVMYAVGELRGEMIKPPSNNTPPKIKNSYMRFPYFRDCIGAINGTHVTAKVAAAMSATFCGRKHYTSQNVLAGVDFDLRFTYSRPDGLQIPDGKFYLGDIGYACRPSIPPPFKKIRYHLNEFSPRNRPQNAKELFNLRHSNLRVTNERAFAAFKNRFKILVWGEDDFFQDVVTFDEVEIVHGVEAGNNEAWKEKRLKWANAMWEAIDHTTI